A stretch of the Mycolicibacterium celeriflavum genome encodes the following:
- a CDS encoding NAD(P)-dependent oxidoreductase has product MRVGFIGLGSQGGPMARRIAEGGFETTLWARREASLEPYKDTPAKTASSPAELGAASDLVCLCVVGDDDVREVLNGESVCSPVYPGGIVAIHSTVHPDTCREISKAAAEQGVSVIDAPVSGGAPAVEEGKLLVMVGGEDEVVERCRPVFATYADPIVHLGPLGSGQVTKILNNLLFTANLGAALSTLDLGESLGIPRMRLAEVLNGGSATSKALGSISMFGGTVEGLAPIAGALLQKDVRHAANIAASASAPEGSVFTVADTALESMDHPR; this is encoded by the coding sequence ATGCGCGTCGGATTCATCGGGCTGGGCAGTCAGGGCGGTCCCATGGCACGCCGAATCGCCGAAGGCGGTTTCGAGACGACACTGTGGGCCCGCCGAGAGGCCAGCTTGGAACCCTACAAAGACACCCCCGCGAAGACGGCGAGTTCACCCGCCGAACTCGGCGCCGCCAGCGATCTGGTCTGCCTGTGCGTGGTCGGGGACGACGACGTCCGCGAGGTCCTCAACGGCGAGTCCGTGTGCTCGCCGGTCTACCCCGGCGGCATCGTCGCCATTCACAGCACCGTACATCCCGACACCTGCCGGGAGATCTCGAAGGCCGCTGCCGAACAGGGGGTTTCGGTCATCGATGCGCCGGTCAGTGGCGGCGCGCCCGCCGTAGAGGAGGGCAAGCTGCTGGTCATGGTCGGTGGGGAGGATGAGGTCGTCGAACGCTGCCGTCCGGTGTTCGCCACCTATGCCGACCCGATCGTTCACCTCGGTCCGCTGGGCAGCGGACAGGTCACCAAGATCCTCAACAACCTGTTGTTCACGGCGAACCTCGGTGCCGCATTGAGCACTTTGGATCTGGGTGAGTCGCTGGGCATCCCGCGGATGCGCCTCGCCGAGGTCCTCAATGGCGGATCGGCCACCAGCAAAGCGCTCGGCAGCATCTCCATGTTCGGCGGCACCGTGGAGGGTCTCGCCCCGATCGCAGGAGCGCTGCTGCAGAAGGACGTTCGGCACGCGGCCAACATCGCCGCGAGCGCCTCGGCGCCGGAGGGTTCGGTGTTCACCGTGGCCGACACCGCCCTGGAGTCGATGGATCACCCGCGATGA